From Streptomyces asiaticus, one genomic window encodes:
- a CDS encoding alpha-L-fucosidase — protein sequence MARPLDGTPGTRGTRGTRGRRRALLALRALALAALAAAAVPPAPAEAAAQAPGRAAARAGCEGPITPAPQQIVEDCDTPARIVDKAAHTVPTPGQRAWQQREITAFTHFGMNTMTGRQWGSGAEDEKLFDPPELAMDQWMRAYKAAGAKQVMLTAKHHDGFVLYPSRYTDHDVEASPWWTKGPGGRNPDGDVLGAYVKAARKAGLKVGVYLSPADGAELPHAWHAQWVEKIREKQQNGEELSLPERMALEDGDRAPAGQGRYGNGSKPTERTIPTLVPGDDRADKVASGALPSFRFAADDYDAYYLNQIYEILTQYGPVDEFWLDGANPWGGAGVTQHYNVRNWFELIHALSPNSVIFQGAQGVRWVGNEDGVARETEWSVTPSAVDPWTVIGGGLPNDSTDADIGSRAKLTAPGVRYLQWYPAEADVSIRPGWFHDPAERPKTPDQLMSLYERSVGRNASLLLNAGPAKNGRIDDADMASLTAFGKAVRTTYGTGSRPTTGHPVTFDRVRLGEDIRQGQRVEEFTVQARVAGTWRDIASGTTIGARRILPLAAPVTADGLRIRVLASRAAPRLLPPTVHLSEAGRR from the coding sequence ATGGCCCGACCTCTGGACGGAACGCCCGGCACCCGCGGCACCCGCGGAACCCGTGGACGGCGGCGTGCGCTGCTCGCGCTCCGCGCCCTCGCCCTGGCCGCCCTCGCGGCCGCCGCCGTCCCTCCCGCCCCCGCGGAGGCCGCCGCGCAGGCCCCCGGGCGGGCCGCCGCGCGGGCCGGATGCGAGGGGCCCATCACCCCCGCCCCGCAGCAGATCGTCGAGGACTGCGACACCCCCGCCCGCATCGTCGACAAGGCCGCCCACACCGTCCCCACCCCCGGGCAACGGGCCTGGCAGCAGCGCGAGATCACCGCCTTCACCCACTTCGGCATGAACACCATGACCGGCCGCCAGTGGGGCTCCGGAGCCGAGGACGAGAAGCTCTTCGACCCGCCTGAGCTCGCCATGGACCAGTGGATGCGGGCGTACAAGGCCGCCGGTGCCAAGCAGGTCATGCTCACCGCCAAGCACCACGACGGCTTCGTGCTCTACCCGAGCCGCTACACCGACCACGATGTCGAGGCCAGCCCCTGGTGGACGAAGGGCCCCGGCGGCCGGAACCCCGACGGCGATGTCCTGGGCGCGTACGTCAAGGCCGCCCGTAAGGCGGGACTCAAGGTCGGCGTCTATCTCTCGCCCGCGGACGGCGCCGAGCTGCCGCACGCCTGGCACGCCCAGTGGGTCGAGAAGATCCGCGAGAAGCAGCAGAACGGCGAGGAGCTGTCACTGCCCGAGCGGATGGCCCTGGAGGACGGCGACCGCGCGCCCGCCGGTCAGGGCCGCTACGGCAACGGCAGCAAGCCCACCGAGCGCACCATCCCCACCCTCGTCCCCGGTGACGACCGGGCGGACAAGGTCGCCTCCGGCGCGCTGCCCAGCTTCCGCTTCGCCGCCGACGACTACGACGCGTACTACCTCAACCAGATCTACGAGATCCTGACGCAGTACGGCCCCGTCGACGAGTTCTGGCTGGACGGCGCCAACCCCTGGGGCGGTGCGGGCGTGACCCAGCACTACAACGTCAGGAACTGGTTCGAGCTGATCCACGCGCTCTCCCCGAATTCGGTGATCTTCCAGGGCGCCCAGGGCGTGCGCTGGGTGGGCAACGAGGACGGCGTCGCCCGGGAGACCGAGTGGTCGGTGACCCCGTCCGCGGTCGACCCGTGGACCGTCATCGGCGGCGGGCTGCCCAATGACTCCACCGACGCCGACATCGGCTCGCGCGCGAAGCTGACCGCGCCGGGCGTGCGCTATCTCCAGTGGTACCCGGCCGAGGCCGATGTCTCGATCCGCCCCGGCTGGTTCCATGACCCCGCGGAGCGGCCCAAGACCCCGGACCAGCTGATGTCGCTGTACGAGCGCAGCGTGGGCCGCAACGCCTCGCTGCTGCTCAACGCGGGGCCCGCCAAGAACGGCCGGATCGACGACGCCGACATGGCCTCCCTTACGGCCTTCGGCAAGGCCGTAAGGACGACATACGGCACCGGCTCCCGGCCGACGACCGGCCATCCGGTGACCTTCGACCGGGTGCGGCTCGGCGAGGACATCCGCCAGGGGCAGCGGGTGGAGGAGTTCACCGTGCAGGCCCGGGTGGCGGGAACCTGGCGGGACATCGCGTCCGGGACGACCATCGGGGCCCGGCGGATCCTTCCGCTTGCCGCGCCCGTCACCGCGGACGGGCTGCGGATACGCGTCCTCGCCTCCCGCGCCGCGCCACGGCTGCTGCCGCCCACGGTCCACCTCAGCGAGGCGGGCCGCCGCTGA